Genomic DNA from Setaria italica strain Yugu1 chromosome V, Setaria_italica_v2.0, whole genome shotgun sequence:
agaggacAGAGGGAGAGACGCCTTGTGATCTTATCATCTCATCATCAGGCAGGAAAAGCGAATCTTCATACCGATGATGAACCGTGATCTTTTAGGCAGGAGCCTAGTCGCACCGTCCGGCCAACATGCAAACTTCGTGCAAAGAACTGGCACGGCCATCGACCGATTCAAAGATGCTATATGTGCATCACAAAATTAAACAAGCACAGCGATAGCAATGATTCCTTTTGCAGCACGGTTCCCAATCGAACAGAAGAGTAGTAGAACAAGATTCGATGCATTGAGGTTCTTCGAGAAAAAGATTCAAATGTAGTGCAGTTCATTTGGTTTCTCCAGCACGAGGTATGAACAAAATCTTCTGGTAAGCACGGTTTCCACTTTCCAGATTTCCACAAACACCGGGATTGGGAGAAAGAACACTAGATTTGGGTATGCATATGATGCCTGGCTGGGAAGAAACCGAACATCTCTGCAAGCCATCATTCACAAACTAGACAGTAGAGACCAATTCAGACATAAGGGAAGAGCAAGATTTTTCAATTATACATCAAGGCATCCTAAACCTGACGAGCTGCACTACATTTGATGGACACTTTGCAGAAGCTTGTCTCTTCGTTATGTGGACAATTTACTGACGCGATCGATAGTTCAGAGCACAGAAGCTAGTAATCAAGAGAACATGTATTTCCACAATTTCGCTAGAACGCGTTTGAAATCTCGAACCACAATGAACAGTTTTCTGTTTCCAGATGGCAACTGAAATTTTTAGAGTTGATCTCAtggcgacaaggcgcgacttGCATGCACGCAGCGTCTGATCATCGAAGCAGTGATCCCAAGAACATCACATGCGCATGCTACCGATCCTACCGCTACTGTGGTTTGGAAACCGACGAAGCTATACCAGCGACAAGGTCGGGTCGAGAGGGTAGTAGTAGCCGCCGGGGAGCTGGAGGTGGCCGTCAGCGCCGCCGATGccggagcccgtgcagaagtcCAGCAAGTACGACCCCTCGCCGTCACCCACAGCGCCGTTGTCCGCTGACCAGTtggacgccgacgacgccgcggaggccgaggtggagccgtcggcggcggcggcgtccgcgctCCCGCCGGCCACGGCGAACGGGTCGTCGTCCCGGAACGCGGTGGGCGCCAGGAAGTCGTCGCAGGTGTACGTCTCGGTCTTCACGGTCGGGATGGCGAGCGACGGGAACAGCGACGACGCGGGTGTCgggcccggcgccgcggccagCCGCAGGACGGGTGGCGGGGAGCGGGTGGAGACgacgtcggcggtggcggcggctgcgaggAGGCGCTTCTTGAGCTTGGtgttccagtagttcttgaCGTCGTTGTCCGTCCTCCCCTCCAGCTGCGACGCGATCAGCGACCACCTGCTTGCGCGCGCGAGTTGGTCAAAGGCATAGCGTGGCGAGAGACGATCTAGAAGCTCCATTTGCGCCTTGCTCGTCGATCAAGcatagagagagagggaggtgagAGGAGGAGCTAGTTCGACTCACTTGCTGCCGAGCTGGGTGTAGAGGGAGACGATgacggcgtcctcctcgtcggtgAAGCCGCCGTGGCGGATGTCGGGGCGGAGGTAGTTGAGCCAGCGCAGCCTGCAGCTCTTGCCGCACCTCTTGAGCCCTGCAGCAAGCCGGCCGGCATCCACCAATCAAGATTATTATTAGCAGTTGACGCCGCGTGCATGGCGCTATACGCGACAGGATGGGATGGAACAGAAGAAGCTCTCACCGGCTTTCTTAGGCATGGAGATCCagttgccgccgctgccgtggcGCTGGACGTAGCTGCGCagcgcctcgtcctcctccggcgaccaGGGGCCCCGCTTCACGGCCGCCCTGTCGCAGCACGGCGTCCTCCCCATGGGCACACCACCCCGTCCCACCTCCACCAACCCTCTCTGCGTGCTCCTCCTAGGCCCCTATGCGCAGGAGCAAGAGGAAGAGGACTAGGGAAGAAGAGAGGACAAGCAAGACTAGGAGAGGACTGGCTGGCTGTTGTGCTGGGAGCAGGTAGTACTTGTACCTGTCCTTGCGTTTGCTCGTCTCGTTGCAGCCATCCATTGGCATTGGGTTTGGCCTCCCTCGTTCTCTACTGCAGACTGCAGGAGTGCAGCAGAGTCTTTGAAAAATGGTGGTGTTTGGACAAACAGGGGGGACGGACAGGGGGGAAAGTGAAAGTGAAACTGAGAGTGAGTTTGGttccttgcttatttttagcatgtgtcacattaaatatttagatactaattaagagtattaaacgtagaccaTTTATAAAAtcgacaaatctattaaacctaattaatccatcattaacaaatgtttactgtagcaacatattgtcaaatcatgaactaattaggtttgatacattcgtctcgccatttagcctcagGAAGAGAGGGTGTGTCGGGGAAAAGACGTGTGGACTGACCTGATCCTGCAGCGTGGTTTCCCATCTCGAAGATGATTCCGCTTTCTACCCCCTTGTCGGCCTGCCTGGGCAGTTTCTGCCATCTTTCACAGCACCCTTTTTTGCAGTCGCAGGTGCAGCGCGATAAGGTTCAGGATCAACTTTTGGTCGATCGTACGAGTATCACTCACACGATCACGCACACAGCCACAGGGACTCAACAGAACGCCGAGAGCAACAACGGTTCAGTAACCAAATTACTAGCAACAATTCAGGGTCGGCTTTAGTTCAAAAGAAAATCAGGCTCTCTCGGTGGATCAACTTTCAGGTCTTACTCACCGATGATGATCACACAGTGATACAGAGTACTAGCATTCAATCAATCAAACCTTTGCAACtcccttttgtttttgttggaGGAGGAACTGGTAGGATCTCTAAACCAGTCATCAGGGGAAGATAGTACTATGAAACTGTTCGGGAGGAGATATGGTTAAAGGCAGCGTGGCGCATGCATGTTTGGGGAGACCGTGGCACGGTCCAAGTGCCTGTGGTTTCAGTTTTTGCGCCTCGCCCGGCCGGCAGGCGCAGGCACAGCTAGGCAGAGCGGCAGACGCTGCTGCTCCAAGGCGGAGAGCACCCGGTACTCTATCGACTGTCGTCATCGTACTCTGACCGCCAAGACGTGGGCATATCCTTTCCTTCAGACATGAACACGCACACGCCGCTTCACAACTTGATACACACGGTACTGCTGGTTCCAATTCGATCGATTGCCATTTGCATCGTTCTACCCTGCAGCCATGCTACTGCATTGCATAAAGCAGGCTTTCTGCATAGGTGAAGTCtttattcatttatttattttcctgAGAGTTCATGGCTTCAGGCATCTCTTTGCATGTTCCAGGGAATCATGAGATGGTCCCAACAGAAAGAGCAACTTTTAGCACAAAATCACCACCAGAATCAGCTACTGAGGTACgggtgattttttttaacagACAGACCTTTTTTTTATGGGTGATTGTGATTCTTTCAGCTACGGCACCCCGAATGACTACAGCCCTGTAGTTCTGCAGTTTTTGTAACTGTCTGGTTTTGGTGCTCATCATTGCAGGCACCCGCTCATTCGATTTTGCTGTGGATTGGAGCCCATCAGTATCGCCATTGTCTGTCTGTGATCTCCAAACTCCAAATCCAAGccttattaaaaaaaactcCAAATCCAAAGATGACAAAAAGGCAGTAGAATTGTTTACGACTTTGTGCGCATGAAGAACGGAGGATAGGATAGGATAGGACAGAGGATCGGTGGAAGGACCCAGTCCCTGATAAAGGGATCGTGGACCCGCGCAAACCGACGGCCCTGATCGTGACATGACCTGGGCTTTGATGGGTCGGGCCCGAATATCCTCTttgcaagaattttttttatttttcttttacgaatttgcagaaataaatatttGAGAAAAAATTAGGACCTATACTGCcagttgaaacggcggtaggttaaaaaaattaaaaggagTTACTGCCAGTTCAAATGGTAATTGGTTACGTGGCGGTCATGTGGCAACGGAGGGGCAACTTACCGCCGTTTGAACAGCGGTATCCAGTTGAAATGGCTAACGTAGGTTCCCCCTTCCACCATTCCGCCGGTGGCAGGAGGTGGAGCCACCTATAGTTGAACCAGCTATAGGTTtgagtaatttttttattattttgatttCGTGTAATTTTTTCTCtgagttaaaaaaatataaagttaGATTGGAAGCACTAAATATTTGAATATGTCACTATTAGTTGCAATATAAAACTTCCTAATTTAAGAGAGGTAGAGCACTTCGAGGAAATAATTGAAATTGAATTAACTCCCGACCATTAAATACATAGCTGTTTCCAGCGAAATTACAACATATAAAAACGAAATTCGTGCATAGCATATGAACACCAGCGACTCTAGACtgaacaattaattatagattgcagtggcatgtgcggcacggatgctatcctaaacatgTGCCGTTGCTAAACCTAACATACCTTACGTAATTGAAATATCCGGAAAAAAAAAGCCatctctactttctagtagaactgGCTTTGCGAGAGCTGGAAGGGCCTAGCCTCATAGTAGCCACCCCTATAGGAAGGCGGTGATGGTGGGCGATCTTTATTGTGGTGGTAGGGGTACTTGCACCATGAATCGGTACAAATCAAGTCACTGCGATGTTAACCGCCCAAGAATTTGCATTAACTTTGGATTGAAGATCCTCCACCCTACGGCCGTCTCATCCGGCGGTAACTCCGTTGGCCCCACGGCCGTCAGGAttccgcgcgccgcccgccgttTCAGACAGCGGTAAGCGGTTTCCCTCGCCCGTTTGCTGATTTGGCTGCTAACATGGCGCCGCTGCCCAAATAccgccggttgaaacggcggtaactTTCTTACCGCCGGTTCAACGGTGGTAGCCGTTTCATCCGGCGTCATACATCTATATTTGCTAGTTTTTTCCTccactatttatttctgcaaaatcgtaaaaaaaatataaaaataaaaaaattctcttTGCAAGATTTGGGCGGGCTCTTTCTTTTGCTCCCTTACGGGCACGTCCGCAATTTTGCATGTAAAGGCCTGGGCCAGGAAAACTTGGCTGCCCCCTCCAGCCCTTGTGCAATTTTAGCCCGTGAGCTTCTGGGCGTAGGAGCAAGATGGCCCATTCCGCGACATCGATAGGGCCCATAAGCGTGTGGTTTTTGGCGCATAAGGCCCCGTTTGAAATGGAGTATTTTCAAAGGAATTTCAAAGGATTCTTCTTCCTGTGTTTTGATGACGCCATAAGCGTTTGGAACAAAGGAATGGACTATCCCGTTCCAGAGGAAAGTTTCAGCTTCCTCTACAAAACGTAGGAATGAAAACATCCACCGCAACCTAAAGTTTTCGTTGATGCTGAGAAAAGCACGCGCGCAGAGAGGAGGGGGTTGATGGCACGGGAAGCCGCAGAACCACCGAATCAGGTAGCCGGTGTTGGTGCCGCCGCcttgctcccgccgccgtcccttCTGAGCAGCCGACCACCCTGCTGGCCTAGCCTCCCACCAGGTTGCGCCGCCGACCGAAGTAGCCAGTTGCTGTGGCTTCCCTATGCCCAGCCGGGACCTCCAAGAATTGTCCTGGGTTTGctcggctggagacaaaagaAGGCCCATTCCGAAAATCCACGGTGTTCGTCGTGCGACACAGGCATACAAGATGCTAATTCATTGCCTGCCGTagtgccgctgccgcgccccTGCTTGTTTTAGGCTGCGTTTGAAGACAGTaccgtcacatcaaatatttagatactaattagaagtattaaatataagttaattataaaatcaattgtataaatgaaggttaaatgaaggttaattcgcgagacgaatctattgaacataattagttcatgattggatcatgtgctaattatggattaattaggcttaatagatttatctcgcgaattagccacggcttatacaattaattttataattaattcacgtTAGCCTTTCCGATTAAtataaatatccgatgtgacccaaAGTAAAAATTAATCCATGGATCAAACCCCccttagcagcagcaggctaCAGCCCTCCTCCTGTAGTAACAGGCTGGAGTACTCGACAAGTGACGTTCCTCTGCTAGCGGAGAAGTCTGCTTCCACAGGTGCAGTGCGATTGCGGCGCCACAAGATGACGATGTGACGACCTCTTTTTGGTGCCGGGTGTAGTTCCAAGAACGGGACGTACCATAGATTGAGATTTGATGGAGGGGCAGAGAAGATAAGGCAAACCCACAATGAACTGAAGTTGGCTGACCGATGTGGTTGGAACCGTCCGTGGGGCAAAGGCGCAAATGATTAAAAATCGCACAAGTTCTCCCTTGAGAGTTTTTGAGATAAAAGAGCTTTGTATGAAAGCAAAGAGTTTGGTAAAGGTTGCCAGCTTTACAATACTCAGATACAAATTCAGTGTTAAACTTCCGCAAAATAACTTTGTTCATCTTCTTTCGCCCACACTCTCTAATTCTCTCCCTCTAGGTAAAAGATAAAACATGACTTGGCGCGGCTCACGATCAAGGGGCTTGTGCTGCCTAACATCGCGCTCTTTCCAGTCTTCAGAACAGCAAACACGATCGACGGCACATGCACATCCACAGCATGGGATGTTCAGCCATTCATCCGAGATCTGACCATCAACAGCAGGACATGAGCTCCAGAATTCGAGAGCACATTATCGCTGACTCCTGCCTGCTACAACCTGactcttagggggtgtttgatccccgaactaaactttagctcctgtcacatcgaatgtttggacactaattaggagtattaaacataagctaattacaaaatcaatttcataacctctaggctaaatcgcgagacgaatctattaagtctaattagtccataatttgacaatatggtgctacagtaaatatttgctaatgacggattaattaggcttaatagaatACTGAGCGCATCCGTTGGTTGGTTGACGCTTTCCCCACTGCTAGAATACTGAGCTTTAGTGATCAGACATTAACGACCACACACAAACTGTGTTCGTCGATCCAATTTTTTAGTTGTCACGGTAGCAAATCGCTGGAACCGACAACAAAAAGCTGACGGTCGCTAATTTTGCCTATAAATCGCTGGAACCGACGACAAAAAGCTGACGATCGCTAATTTTGCCTATAAGTCATCGTTGTTTTGGGTTGGTTGCCCTGGACTAACAAGAAAACGCATTTATTAGCACCGTAGTGTGCCGCTGGTTCCCAATGTTCTCCCGATCCTTTCTCGTAAGCCTGTCCATCCTATCAACTTCTCTGCCTGATCCATATTGTCCCACACAACAATAGCGTTCCCATCTCCCTCTTGCCTCTAATCCTTGTGCCACTGCGCATGTCGCCGTAGCCACCGTCCCACCGCGGGCTAATAGAGCATCGTTCGCAGATCCACTCGCTGTGTTCACCGTTCCGGAGCTACTCTTCTAGCCTCCTCACCGCTACGCTAGAATCCATATACCTGCAAAGGCTGCAACCTCGATTTGGCTGTCACTCCCATTACGGGGAACAAATCGGCA
This window encodes:
- the LOC101757717 gene encoding transcription factor RAX2; this encodes MGRTPCCDRAAVKRGPWSPEEDEALRSYVQRHGSGGNWISMPKKAGLKRCGKSCRLRWLNYLRPDIRHGGFTDEEDAVIVSLYTQLGSKWSLIASQLEGRTDNDVKNYWNTKLKKRLLAAAATADVVSTRSPPPVLRLAAAPGPTPASSLFPSLAIPTVKTETYTCDDFLAPTAFRDDDPFAVAGGSADAAAADGSTSASAASSASNWSADNGAVGDGEGSYLLDFCTGSGIGGADGHLQLPGGYYYPLDPTLSLV